In [Clostridium] cellulosi, one genomic interval encodes:
- a CDS encoding hypothetical protein (High confidence in function and specificity), which yields MAKKKKKLKRLLIALPIALVFILIINLCDQGILPQQLQKPLDAFNNATDGLLYQKKTTKALSVHFIDVGQGDSTLISCEGKYMLIDGGTSDVAQKVENYLESQGVESLSYVVGTHPHDDHIGGLVGVLGKFHVDNVILSGATTTTNSFKRLLNTISDKKYGILQAKIGNTYNLGGAKFTILAPLAKYDELNDMSVVIRLTYKNTSFLFMGDASSISERDMLSKYKDLSADVIKIGHHGSKTASSTDFLKAVHPSIAVISVGRDNSYGLPSNEVVRRVKDSGAKLFRTDYDGTVVIESDGKKLSYKEEK from the coding sequence ATGGCAAAAAAGAAGAAAAAGCTGAAAAGGCTGTTAATAGCACTTCCCATTGCTCTTGTATTTATCCTTATAATAAACCTGTGTGACCAGGGAATACTGCCGCAGCAGCTGCAAAAACCTCTTGATGCGTTCAATAACGCTACAGACGGGCTTTTATATCAGAAGAAGACAACTAAAGCGCTTTCCGTTCACTTCATTGATGTTGGTCAGGGAGACAGCACTCTTATAAGCTGTGAAGGAAAATATATGCTGATTGATGGGGGAACTTCTGATGTAGCGCAAAAGGTTGAAAATTATCTTGAAAGTCAAGGCGTTGAAAGTTTGTCCTATGTAGTCGGCACACACCCGCACGATGACCATATTGGCGGACTTGTTGGTGTTTTAGGAAAGTTTCATGTGGACAACGTAATACTTTCCGGCGCCACGACCACGACTAACTCGTTCAAACGGCTACTAAATACCATCTCAGATAAGAAGTATGGTATATTACAAGCAAAAATTGGTAATACATATAATTTGGGTGGTGCTAAATTTACTATTCTCGCGCCTCTGGCCAAGTATGATGAACTAAACGATATGTCGGTTGTTATCCGGCTGACATATAAGAATACTTCATTTTTGTTTATGGGTGACGCGTCAAGCATATCCGAAAGAGATATGCTTTCGAAATACAAAGATCTTTCCGCAGACGTTATTAAAATTGGACATCATGGCAGCAAAACTGCATCCTCAACTGATTTTCTGAAAGCCGTTCATCCGTCCATAGCGGTGATCAGTGTCGGGCGGGATAACAGTTATGGTCTGCCGAGTAATGAAGTAGTGCGGAGAGTGAAGGACAGCGGCGCGAAACTATTCAGAACAGATTATGATGGTACTGTCGTGATTGAAAGCGACGGTAAAAAATTATCATACAAAGAGGAGAAGTAA
- the dapL gene encoding LL-diaminopimelate aminotransferase (High confidence in function and specificity) — MALVNENFLKLKQNYLFAEVAKRADAFKAAHPDKKVISLGIGDVTRPLPQACIEAMHKAVDDMSRPETFKGYGPYRGYDFLCDEIAKNDYKARGVDISTEEIFVSDGAKSDTGNIGDIFSKDNIVAITDPVYPVYMDTNIMEGREIKIIPCGEQSNFAPIPPDFHADLIYLCSPNNPTGSVIKKDLMKAWVDYAIKNEAIILFDAAYERFITEDDVPHSIFEIEGAKSCAIEFRSFSKTAGFTGTRCGYTVVPKGLMAKTADGQKTDLNAMWYRRQSTKYNGTSYIIQRGAAAVYTEEGQKQINESISYYLENARIIREGLSAAGIECSGGINAPYIWVKCPDGMTSWEMFDKLLNETAVVGTPGSGFGEMGEGYFRLTSFGSREDTIEAVERIKNNF; from the coding sequence GTGGCACTTGTTAATGAAAACTTCTTAAAATTAAAGCAAAATTACCTTTTTGCAGAAGTTGCAAAACGCGCTGACGCATTTAAAGCTGCGCACCCAGACAAAAAAGTTATTTCACTGGGCATAGGTGACGTAACCCGTCCGCTTCCCCAAGCTTGCATAGAGGCTATGCACAAGGCAGTTGACGATATGTCAAGGCCAGAAACATTCAAAGGTTACGGCCCTTATCGCGGCTACGACTTCCTTTGCGACGAGATAGCAAAGAACGATTATAAAGCGCGCGGCGTTGATATATCTACAGAAGAAATCTTTGTCAGCGACGGCGCAAAAAGCGATACCGGCAACATCGGCGATATCTTCAGCAAAGACAATATAGTTGCCATCACCGATCCCGTTTATCCAGTATATATGGATACCAACATTATGGAGGGACGTGAGATTAAGATAATTCCCTGCGGAGAGCAGAGCAACTTTGCGCCGATTCCTCCTGATTTCCACGCTGATTTAATTTATCTTTGCTCACCGAACAATCCGACCGGCTCGGTAATCAAAAAGGACCTGATGAAGGCTTGGGTCGATTATGCTATAAAAAATGAGGCGATAATACTTTTCGACGCCGCATATGAGAGATTCATAACTGAAGATGATGTTCCGCACAGCATTTTTGAGATTGAAGGGGCTAAGAGCTGCGCTATTGAATTCCGTAGCTTCTCAAAGACGGCTGGATTTACAGGCACACGCTGCGGGTATACAGTTGTTCCGAAAGGGCTTATGGCGAAAACCGCCGACGGGCAGAAAACCGACCTCAATGCGATGTGGTACCGCCGTCAGTCCACCAAATATAACGGAACTTCATATATCATTCAGCGCGGTGCGGCAGCGGTTTATACCGAAGAGGGCCAGAAACAGATCAATGAATCAATCAGTTATTACCTCGAAAACGCGAGAATTATCAGAGAGGGTCTTTCAGCGGCTGGCATTGAGTGTTCCGGCGGCATAAACGCGCCTTATATCTGGGTCAAATGCCCGGACGGCATGACTTCATGGGAGATGTTCGATAAGCTCCTGAATGAGACCGCCGTTGTAGGCACCCCCGGCTCCGGATTTGGTGAAATGGGCGAAGGTTATTTCCGTCTTACCTCATTCGGAAGCCGCGAAGATACAATTGAAGCCGTTGAGCGTATCAAGAATAATTTCTAA
- the dapF gene encoding Diaminopimelate epimerase (High confidence in function and specificity), giving the protein MTYDFYKMQGIGNDYVYINCFERDIENPGELSKKISDRHFGIGSDGLILLRPSTVADVKMSMFNADGSEGLMCGNGIRCVGKLAYMLGLVHTDTITVETRSGIKKLKLNINNGNVESVRVDMGSPALEREKIPVEYDAPRVVNAPLTVLGKEYRITCVSMGNPHAVIFTDNVDDIDLAKIGPGFEKNPIFPQGVNTEFVEILDNKNLKMRVWERGSGETLACGTGACAVVVAACINGICPRGEEINVHLRGGTLQIKWDNDIVWMTGPAELVFTGKIEIV; this is encoded by the coding sequence ATGACTTACGATTTTTATAAGATGCAGGGTATTGGGAACGACTACGTCTACATAAACTGTTTCGAGAGGGATATAGAAAATCCGGGCGAACTTTCGAAAAAGATTTCCGACCGCCATTTCGGAATAGGCTCAGATGGGCTTATTCTCCTCCGCCCATCGACTGTTGCCGATGTCAAAATGAGCATGTTCAACGCCGATGGCTCAGAGGGCCTCATGTGCGGCAATGGCATACGCTGCGTCGGCAAGCTGGCTTATATGCTGGGGCTGGTCCATACTGATACAATAACAGTTGAGACACGGTCCGGTATTAAGAAACTTAAACTCAACATAAACAACGGGAATGTGGAAAGCGTCCGCGTAGATATGGGCTCACCTGCACTTGAAAGAGAAAAAATCCCGGTTGAATATGATGCACCCAGAGTTGTTAATGCACCTTTGACGGTTCTCGGGAAGGAATATCGCATTACCTGCGTCTCAATGGGCAATCCCCATGCTGTCATTTTCACTGATAATGTCGATGATATTGACCTTGCGAAAATCGGGCCCGGATTTGAAAAGAACCCCATTTTCCCCCAAGGTGTAAATACCGAGTTTGTTGAAATTCTCGATAATAAAAACCTCAAGATGAGGGTTTGGGAACGCGGCAGTGGAGAAACCCTTGCCTGCGGCACCGGAGCCTGCGCAGTCGTGGTCGCCGCATGCATTAACGGTATCTGCCCGCGCGGCGAGGAAATTAACGTCCACCTGCGCGGCGGTACACTTCAAATCAAGTGGGACAATGACATTGTATGGATGACAGGGCCTGCTGAGCTTGTCTTTACCGGTAAAATCGAAATCGTGTGA
- a CDS encoding NUDIX hydrolase (High confidence in function and specificity), producing the protein MKFEEKTTCENVIFKGKLLTLHHDEILLPNGKKADREFVKHPGGVGIVALTDDDCVLLVNQFRYPYKAEILEIPAGKLKYGEDPLECGKRELLEETGASAKEFISLGRLFPSPGYTNEIIYMFLATGLSFGEMHLDEDEFLDVRKVPLAEAVDMVMKGSIADSKTQTALLKTWVLKH; encoded by the coding sequence TTGAAATTCGAAGAAAAAACAACTTGTGAAAATGTTATATTTAAAGGAAAGTTACTCACGCTCCATCATGATGAAATCCTGCTCCCGAATGGTAAAAAAGCTGATAGAGAATTTGTCAAACATCCGGGCGGCGTCGGTATAGTCGCATTAACCGACGACGACTGTGTGTTGCTTGTAAACCAGTTCCGTTATCCGTATAAAGCAGAGATTCTCGAAATACCTGCCGGCAAATTAAAATACGGCGAGGACCCGCTCGAATGTGGCAAACGGGAGCTACTTGAGGAAACTGGCGCTTCAGCAAAAGAATTCATCAGTCTTGGACGTCTCTTCCCGTCCCCTGGATATACGAATGAAATCATTTACATGTTCCTTGCTACAGGCCTTTCATTCGGTGAAATGCATCTCGACGAGGACGAGTTTTTGGACGTTAGAAAAGTGCCTCTGGCTGAGGCCGTTGATATGGTTATGAAAGGCAGTATTGCTGATTCAAAAACACAAACAGCGCTTCTTAAAACATGGGTGCTGAAACATTAA
- a CDS encoding peptidase M14 carboxypeptidase A (High confidence in function and specificity): MAEFFEENKPMGYDELIRAVQLLRWRYKFVQRFSIGKSVLGRRIPAIVIGTGAHPILYVGAHHALEYMTSMVLIKFAGELCAHIESGEKFHDKNVRAILTRQSIYIIPMLNPDGVELHLKGLSTAFGMKERLIRISGGNFDNWQANARGVDLNHNYNAGFKTLRLMEIEKGITGPAPSQFGGYRPESEPETHALCNLCRRMLFRRAYAFHSQGEEIFWKYGDRTPKISLEIARALAEASGYTVSMPEGLASHGGFKDWYINVFRKPGFTIEIGKGKNPLPISEFSNIYNKIEKMLVLGLVL, translated from the coding sequence ATGGCGGAATTTTTTGAAGAGAACAAGCCCATGGGCTATGATGAGCTTATAAGGGCAGTCCAACTGTTAAGATGGCGGTACAAATTCGTCCAGCGTTTTTCAATTGGGAAAAGCGTTCTTGGACGCAGGATACCGGCTATTGTAATAGGCACTGGGGCACACCCGATATTGTATGTCGGTGCCCACCATGCGCTTGAATACATGACTTCGATGGTACTTATAAAATTTGCGGGTGAATTATGCGCACATATAGAAAGTGGAGAAAAGTTTCATGATAAGAATGTTAGGGCAATATTGACAAGACAAAGCATCTATATTATTCCCATGCTCAACCCTGACGGCGTGGAACTTCACTTAAAAGGCCTGTCCACTGCATTTGGCATGAAAGAAAGGCTTATTAGAATTTCCGGCGGCAATTTTGACAACTGGCAGGCAAACGCCAGAGGTGTTGACCTGAATCACAACTACAACGCGGGTTTCAAAACGCTCCGGCTTATGGAAATTGAAAAGGGAATTACAGGGCCGGCGCCGAGTCAGTTCGGCGGTTACAGGCCGGAAAGCGAGCCGGAAACCCACGCGTTGTGCAATCTCTGCAGAAGAATGCTTTTCCGACGTGCTTATGCTTTTCACAGTCAGGGTGAGGAGATATTCTGGAAATATGGCGACAGGACGCCGAAAATTTCGTTAGAAATAGCTCGGGCGTTGGCGGAAGCGAGCGGGTACACTGTCAGTATGCCTGAAGGGCTTGCTTCACACGGTGGATTTAAGGACTGGTATATAAACGTGTTTAGAAAACCGGGCTTTACCATTGAAATTGGCAAAGGGAAAAACCCGCTTCCGATTTCGGAGTTTAGTAATATATATAACAAGATTGAAAAGATGTTGGTTTTAGGTCTTGTACTTTGA
- the purA gene encoding Adenylosuccinate synthetase (High confidence in function and specificity) → MPSKVVVGAQWGDEGKGKIIDILASRADVVVRSQGGNNAGHTVESDGQVYKLHLIPSGILYPKTTCLIGCGVVVDPKVILEEIDGLESRGVSCANLHIDPRAHVIMPWHIELDGLSEKERGSSDIGTTRRGIGPCYMDKAERSGIRIYDLVHPDIFAKKAAAVCALKNKIIVNVYGGKALDADKIIEEYTAYGKRLAKYVSDVSVMAYEAIKAGKEVLFEGAQGALLDIDLGTYPYVTSSHPTAGGAATGTGIGPTCIEEVIGVAKSYTTRVGKGPFPTELLDEQGDEIRNRGHEFGTTTGRPRRTGWFDAVIVRHAVRINGLTSIAINKLDTLSGIKELKICTSYKKPDGSITNDFPPTLEELAECEPVYETVEGFDGDISACRSFDELPQGAKNYILRIEELIGCRVSMVGVGPGRDQNIER, encoded by the coding sequence TTGCCTTCAAAAGTCGTTGTTGGTGCCCAATGGGGCGACGAAGGAAAAGGTAAAATAATAGACATTCTGGCTTCACGCGCCGATGTTGTAGTACGCAGCCAAGGCGGTAACAATGCCGGACATACTGTCGAATCAGACGGTCAGGTCTATAAGCTGCACCTCATCCCGTCAGGAATACTCTACCCGAAGACCACTTGCCTTATAGGCTGCGGTGTTGTGGTAGACCCAAAAGTGATTTTGGAAGAAATAGACGGCCTTGAATCCCGTGGTGTTTCTTGTGCCAATCTACATATTGACCCGCGCGCTCATGTAATAATGCCCTGGCATATTGAGCTTGACGGCCTTTCGGAAAAAGAAAGGGGTAGCTCAGATATTGGCACTACGCGCCGCGGAATTGGCCCCTGCTATATGGACAAGGCGGAGCGTTCCGGTATACGCATATATGACCTTGTGCATCCTGATATTTTTGCGAAAAAGGCTGCTGCTGTCTGTGCCCTTAAAAACAAGATCATTGTCAATGTTTACGGAGGCAAGGCACTTGACGCGGACAAGATTATAGAAGAATATACCGCTTATGGCAAGAGACTCGCAAAGTATGTATCTGACGTATCGGTTATGGCTTATGAAGCAATCAAGGCCGGTAAAGAAGTGCTTTTTGAAGGTGCGCAGGGTGCACTCCTTGACATTGACCTCGGAACATACCCGTATGTGACTTCATCACACCCGACTGCCGGCGGTGCAGCAACAGGCACAGGCATAGGCCCGACCTGCATTGAAGAAGTAATCGGTGTTGCCAAATCTTATACTACAAGGGTCGGCAAAGGCCCGTTCCCGACGGAGCTTCTCGATGAACAGGGCGACGAGATACGCAATCGTGGCCACGAGTTCGGTACTACAACGGGAAGACCGCGCCGTACAGGATGGTTTGACGCTGTTATAGTCCGTCATGCTGTGCGCATAAACGGCCTTACGAGTATAGCTATCAACAAACTCGATACGCTTTCCGGCATAAAGGAACTGAAAATCTGCACCTCTTACAAGAAGCCCGACGGCAGCATAACTAACGATTTCCCGCCGACGCTTGAAGAACTCGCCGAATGTGAGCCGGTCTATGAGACGGTTGAAGGCTTCGACGGAGATATCTCCGCCTGCCGCAGCTTCGACGAACTTCCCCAGGGCGCGAAGAACTATATTCTGAGAATCGAAGAGCTTATAGGCTGCAGAGTCTCAATGGTCGGCGTAGGTCCGGGCAGAGACCAAAATATCGAAAGATAA
- a CDS encoding Glyoxylate reductase (High confidence in function and specificity), with translation MKIAILEPLGIPDTELTAMLKEAVADKAEVVYYNTRKEDIETLIERSRDAEAVVLTNIKYPRAVMEKCPKLKYICVAFTGCDHIDMDYCRVRGIKVSNCAGYSTAAVADLVFGFIISLYRNIIPCNEAIRHGGTRAGLIGSELEGKKFGIIGAGAIGLRVARIVQAFGCEVYAYSRTKKSIDGVRFTDLDTLLSTCDIVSIHVPQNPSTVGLISKEKIALMKKNAILINTARGPIVDSKALADALNNGDIAGAAVDVFESEPPISENHPLLTAKNCIATPHVGFATNEAMYKRAKIVCSNIKSYLNGKPENLVN, from the coding sequence ATGAAGATAGCAATTTTAGAGCCGCTCGGGATTCCCGACACAGAATTGACAGCTATGTTGAAGGAAGCGGTGGCAGATAAAGCGGAAGTCGTCTATTACAATACGAGAAAAGAAGATATTGAAACGCTGATTGAAAGAAGCAGAGATGCGGAAGCTGTAGTCCTTACAAACATCAAATATCCGAGAGCGGTTATGGAGAAATGCCCGAAACTCAAATATATCTGCGTGGCATTCACAGGCTGCGACCATATTGATATGGATTACTGCCGTGTTCGAGGCATTAAGGTTTCAAACTGCGCCGGTTATTCTACTGCTGCAGTTGCAGATTTGGTATTCGGTTTTATCATCAGCTTATATAGAAACATTATCCCCTGCAATGAGGCCATACGACACGGCGGTACAAGAGCAGGACTTATAGGCTCGGAGCTTGAAGGCAAGAAATTCGGCATAATAGGGGCAGGGGCTATCGGCCTGCGAGTCGCCAGAATAGTTCAAGCATTCGGCTGCGAAGTCTATGCCTACAGCCGCACAAAAAAGTCTATCGACGGTGTTCGTTTTACGGATTTGGACACGCTTCTTTCAACCTGCGATATCGTTTCCATCCATGTTCCTCAGAATCCATCGACAGTCGGACTTATAAGCAAAGAGAAAATAGCCTTGATGAAGAAGAATGCCATACTGATAAACACTGCCCGCGGACCTATAGTTGACAGCAAAGCGCTGGCAGATGCCCTTAATAACGGTGATATAGCCGGTGCAGCCGTTGACGTGTTCGAGAGCGAGCCGCCAATATCAGAGAATCACCCATTGCTTACTGCAAAGAACTGCATAGCGACTCCTCATGTCGGTTTTGCAACAAACGAAGCCATGTATAAAAGGGCTAAGATTGTCTGTTCAAATATTAAATCCTATCTAAACGGTAAACCGGAAAACCTCGTAAACTAA